In Streptomyces sp. HUAS ZL42, the DNA window AGAAGCACGGCATTCGCGCATCGCACACCGCCGAGGTCGTCCTGGAGAGCGTGCGTGTCCCCGGCTCCTGCCTGCTCGGCGGCAAGGAGAAGCTGGACGAGCGGCTGGCGCGGGCCAGGGAGAGGGCGAAGGCGGGCGGCGAGCGCGTGAAGAACGCGGCGATGGCGACGTTCGAGGCGAGCCGTCCCGCGGTCGGTGCGATGGCCGTGGGCACGGCCCGGGCGGCGTACGAGGTGGCCCTCGACTACGCGACGACGCGTGAGCAGTTCGGACGGCCGATCATCGACAACCAGGGTGTGGCGTTCCAGCTCGCCGACATGCGGACGCAGATCGATGCGGCCCGCCTGCTCGTCTGGCGTGCCTCATGGATGGCGATCAACGGCAAGCCGTTCACCGCGGCCGAGGGCTCGATGTCGAAGCTGTTCGCGAGTGAGACGGCGAAGAAGGTCACGGCCCAGGCGATCCAGATCCTCGGCGGCAACGGCTACACGCGGGAGTACCCGGTGGAGCGGATGCACAGGGACGCGGCGATCTACACGATCTTCGAGGGCACGAGCGAGATCCAGCGCCTGGTGATCGCGCGCACCCTTTCGGGGATGCCCATCCGCTGACGTCGGTACAACGCCCTCAGGGGGCGCGAGGAACTGCGCGACCGGCCACATACGGCCTGCACGCGCCACGACATCCGCACCCCTACGGCGCTCCACTGCTATGGGCAATGCACGCCACATCGATACGATCAGCCAGCTTCGCGAGCTCAATGGTCAACGCGGCCACCGTGTCCTCGTCGAGCCCCTCTTCCCCGGCCTCCACAAGATGCAGCCACCGCCCGCCCACCGTGCGGAGCAGTTTGCTCACGTCGGCCGCGGCCACCTGCAAGGTACCGCGGTCGTCGACGATCAGAGGCAGAGTCACTTCGCGGTTCACAGACGGGATGGTAACCGCGCAGTGCTCACGCACCGTGCCAAACCGTGGTGATGTTGCAGAACTCGCGGATTCCGTGGCCGGACAGCTCACGCCCGTAGCCCGACCGCTTGACGCCGCCGAACGGGAACGCGGGGTGGGAGGCGGTCATCCCGTTGAAGTACACGCCGCCCGCCTCCAGATCCCGTACGAACCGGTCGACCTCGGCCTCGTCCCGCGTCCAGACGTTGGAACTCAGCCCGAACGACGAGTCGTTGGCGATCAGCACGGCCTCGTCGAGGTCACCCGCGCGGTAGAGCGTGGCGACGGGCCCGAAGGCCTCCTCCCGGTGGATCCGCATCTCACGCGTGATCCCGGCCAGAACGGTCGGCGGGTAGTACCACCCGGGCCGGTCGGGCCGCTCCCCACCGCACAGCACTGTCGCGCCACTGCGCCTCGCGTCGTCGACCAGCTCCTCGAGGTCCGCCCGTCCCTGCTCGCTCGAGAGCGGCCCGACCTCGGTCTCCTCCTCCATCGGGTCGCCGACCTTCAGCGCCTGCATGCCCGCCACGAACCGTTCGGCGAAGGCGTCGTAGACGTCCGTGTGCACGATGAACCGCTTGGCGGCGATGCAGGACTGCCCGTTGTTCTGCACGCGTGCCGTCACCGCGACCTCGGCGGCCCGGTCGATGTCGGCGGACGGCATCACGACGTACGGATCGCTGCCGCCCAGCTCCAGCACCGTCTTCTTGACCATCTCCCCGGCAGTGGAGGCGACCGCACGGCCGGCGGGCTCGCTGCCGGTGAGGGTGGCCGCCTTCACACGCTCGTCGCGCAGAATGTCGTCGACCTTGGCGGAGCCGACGAGCAGGGTCTGGAAGCAGCCCTCGGTGAAGCCCGCGCGGTGGAACAGGTCCTCCAGGTAGAGGGCGGTCTGGGGGACGTTGGAGGCGTGCTTGAGGAGGCCCACGTTGCCCGCCATCAGCGCGGGGGCGGCGAAGCGGACCACCTGCCACAGCGGGAAGTTCCACGGCATCACCGCGAGCACCGGGCCGAGCGGGCGGTACCGCACCCGGACGCGCGAGGCGCCCGAGTCCTTCACGTCGTACTCCGCCGGCTC includes these proteins:
- a CDS encoding DUF6213 family protein, translating into MNREVTLPLIVDDRGTLQVAAADVSKLLRTVGGRWLHLVEAGEEGLDEDTVAALTIELAKLADRIDVACIAHSSGAP
- a CDS encoding NADP-dependent succinic semialdehyde dehydrogenase, with product MPIATVNPANGETLKTYEAMGEEELERRLQLAEATFRTYRTTRFVDRARLLIQAANLLDGDQQDIARVMTTEMGKPLKQARAEAAKCAKAMRWYAEHAEELLADEEPAEYDVKDSGASRVRVRYRPLGPVLAVMPWNFPLWQVVRFAAPALMAGNVGLLKHASNVPQTALYLEDLFHRAGFTEGCFQTLLVGSAKVDDILRDERVKAATLTGSEPAGRAVASTAGEMVKKTVLELGGSDPYVVMPSADIDRAAEVAVTARVQNNGQSCIAAKRFIVHTDVYDAFAERFVAGMQALKVGDPMEEETEVGPLSSEQGRADLEELVDDARRSGATVLCGGERPDRPGWYYPPTVLAGITREMRIHREEAFGPVATLYRAGDLDEAVLIANDSSFGLSSNVWTRDEAEVDRFVRDLEAGGVYFNGMTASHPAFPFGGVKRSGYGRELSGHGIREFCNITTVWHGA